The window CAGATGAACTGAACTTTAGCGCGTTGAACTTTGCCGATGACCATCCGGCCCGCGAAATGCATGACACGTTCTTTTTCAACGAGAAGGAGAACGGTGAGCGCCTTTTGCTGCGAACCCATACCTCACCGGTCCAAGTCCGAACCATGCGATCCCAGGAACCGCCCATCCGGATCATCATTCCGGGGCGGACCTATCGCTGCGATAGTGACCAAACCCATACGCCGATGTTCCATCAGGTCGAGGGCCTTGTGATCGACAAGTCGAGCCATATCGGACATCTCAAGTGGATCATTGAGGAGTTCTGCAAGAGTTTCTTTGAAGTGCCGTCGGTCAAGATGCGCTTCCGCCCATCCTACTTCCCCTTCACCGAGCCTTCCATGGAGGTCGATATCGGCTGTGACCGCTCAGGCGATGAGGTTCGGCTTGGCGAGGGCGACGATTGGATGGAGATTCTCGGTTGCGGCATGGTGCATCCAAACGTCCTGAGCAATTGTGGTCTCGATCCGGACGAATATCAGGGCTTTGCATGGGGTATGGGTATCGATCGCATCGCGATGCTGAAGTACGGTATGCCGGACCTGCGCGCCTTCTTCGAAGCGGACGTCCGCTGGCTGACACATTATGGCTTTCGACCGCTCGACATGCCAAGCCTAGTGGGTGGGTTGAGCCGGTAAGGCCCTATTAACGCAACACAAAGTGTAACCGAGGCTCCGCCGACCATTAGCTAATGCGTCATCACCATCCAGTACCTTCCGCCCAAACAGGGGGTGCGTATGCGCGGCTTGATGATGCTTTTTGGCGGCTTTGTGCTTGGTTTTGCCAGCGCTACGGCGCTGCTGGTGACAATCAGCCCTGAGGGCGGCACACAGCAGGCAGTTGCGCAGACGGCACAGCAGCCAGCACAACGATCGCAGACCCCTGCCCGGCCGGCGGCGACCGGCGGCGATGAGGTCTTTCGTCTCAACGGCCGCGGCCATGTTGAAACGTATGCCGAGATCGACGGAGCCGATATGCCGGTTTTGATCGATACAGGTGCGACTTTGATCAGCCTGCGAGAGAGCGACGCCAGGCGTGCCGGATACCGCCTGCGCAACAGCGACTTCAATGTTCCGGTCAACACGGCAAACGGGCGCAAGTACTCGGCACGGATCGTGCTCCGATCGGTTGAGATTGGATCGATCCGTGTTCGCAATGTTGAGGCGCTTGTCAGTCGAGATGACCAGCTTGGGATAAACCTGCTGGGCATGTCGTTTCTAACCCGTCTTGATGGCTTCCGCGTGGAAAACGGAATGTTGATCCTCGAAAACTAGGCCGGTTCCGCCCTCGCGCAGCATTTTGCCCTTTAGCAGGTGTCGCTTCCAAGCAGCTAGCCGCCGCGCTAAGGGAAGCTCAAACGTCTGAGGGAGGACACCGTCACATGATTTTTCCCGAACCTGCCAGCGCTCTCGCCCCCAATACGTCGGAGTTCGAGTCGACGCCGCTGGTGAAACCGACTGGCTTTCGCGAGTACGACGCGCGCTGGTGGTTTGGTCATCCAGGATCGGACGTCCCACCAGAGCTGAACCTAATGGGCGTTCAGGCACTTGGGGCTGGTCTGGGCACGCTTATCCAGCAGGAAGGGATCAAGCCCGAAATCATAGTCGGGCACGACTTCCGAAGCTACTCGGCGTCCATCAAATACGCGCTAATCGCCGGCCTGATGACGGCGGGCATCAAGGTTAACGATATCGGGCTCGCGCTGTCACCGATGGCCTACTTCGCGCAGTTCGCTCTCGATGTACCAGCTGTCGCTATGGTGACGGCTTCGCACAATGATAATGGCTGGACCGGCGTCAAGATGGGGATGCAAAGGCCCGTCACCTTTGGGCCTGAACAGATGGGCCGACTGCGCGACATAGTCTTGGGTAATTCGAGCGTCAGCGC is drawn from Pseudomonadota bacterium and contains these coding sequences:
- a CDS encoding TIGR02281 family clan AA aspartic protease; translation: MRGLMMLFGGFVLGFASATALLVTISPEGGTQQAVAQTAQQPAQRSQTPARPAATGGDEVFRLNGRGHVETYAEIDGADMPVLIDTGATLISLRESDARRAGYRLRNSDFNVPVNTANGRKYSARIVLRSVEIGSIRVRNVEALVSRDDQLGINLLGMSFLTRLDGFRVENGMLILEN
- the pheS gene encoding phenylalanine--tRNA ligase subunit alpha yields the protein MIEAATPDTLAALEADISAAIKEAADEAALDVVRVGAIGKKGSVSEQMKTLGKMTAEERQVMGPALNGLKTRVADAIAARKAQLEEEALEARLVTERVDVTLPVLPGPTGEGRIHPVSQVIDEITAIFGDMGFSIAEGPDIETDELNFSALNFADDHPAREMHDTFFFNEKENGERLLLRTHTSPVQVRTMRSQEPPIRIIIPGRTYRCDSDQTHTPMFHQVEGLVIDKSSHIGHLKWIIEEFCKSFFEVPSVKMRFRPSYFPFTEPSMEVDIGCDRSGDEVRLGEGDDWMEILGCGMVHPNVLSNCGLDPDEYQGFAWGMGIDRIAMLKYGMPDLRAFFEADVRWLTHYGFRPLDMPSLVGGLSR